The sequence TCGGAGCAAATTACCTGGATCGCAGAGCCCGTAAAATTCATCCACAtctggaaaaagaaaaagaaaacacaaaAGATATCACACTCGTTCGTTTGTAGTTGAATGAAAAAATTCTCGAAAAATTCGGTCTTTTGCACAAAACCTAATTGCGAAGTAGAGTAGTACCATTAGTTAAAGCACGAACGATTCCGGCGCGACGAGCACTGTAATCTTTGAAGATCTCCTCTACAGTTCGAGGACTCGAGGAAACTGATGCCATTTGTGCGCCAAAAAAACTATGAGATCTAGAATCTATTGAGCAAAACAATCAGAATTTACATGAAGAAATTGAAAGAATTGTATGAAATTGcagagagaagagagggagagaagagttttgagtgTGCATGTAACGCTACAATCAGAAAACAGAGGCAGGCGAAATTGTAAAAAGGGCTAGACTTTAATACGGCGTCGTTGCTTGCTGCTATTTTGTGAATcgtcttttttcctttttctttttgttttttctctttattcttCTTTGTTCCGCAATCCCTATTTTATGGACTATTGAgtttttgttagattaaaaaaaaaaaaaaaaagtaaatagtTGACCGTAAAAAAACTCTTTTGGGGAGATATGTTTAATAAGATTGATACGAATGAAATAGATAAGATGAGTAGAATTGTAaagtgattaaataattcactTGAGATTGATGTGGATGAGATATATTGTAAGATTGATAGAACTCAAgagtaattaaataattcatttaattttatggtGATAAATAATCTCGTGTGGTTAAGATGTATAATATACTTATAATATATTATGTGGTAAGAAGTAATACGAAACACATGaccctttataaattaaaagtccaaaaatataataatgatTTAAGAGATTCTGTATACCACCTCCGTAGGTGGTATAcataatacaaattttaattataattagtattaacTTTATATTATCTTAATACATCATACcaaacaatatattatattttacagagATTTTAATGCATTttaccaaacatgatattaatatgatatatatagtaaaagACATCTATGACAAACATATCACACTTTATCTCATACTGCGTATTATATTATTAGAGTGTGGGTCTAGTTATTCATCACGGGCCCAATTATAcaaaccaaacacttgattaaCTTGCATTATCATTCAAAAAGAGGtagtattttttcttttaaaggAACCTCTAATCCAAAAGGAGATAATTGTATTGCGTTTTGGATGTCATAGTCAATTTTTATGTGGCATAAAAGCATCCACATCATGCTACTTGTTTCCCCTTACTCGAGTAATGTTGGCGACAAGTAAGCCGATGTGGGAGCTAGCTTACTCGAGTATTACTCGAAAATATGAGTAAGGCTCGAACGTGTTGTGAAATGGAGCGTGCAATGCACACACCTaccgattttttcttttcttttcttccttttttcaACGGCTttgttatcattttttttttaatttcatttttcttcctATATAAACCTCCCATTTCATTCACCTCAttcactctttctctctatctgttcttcatttctttcatcttcACCAAAAAATGGTTGAGTGGTTCGATGATTCTTCGTCTTCGTCCGAGAGAGAGACGCAAGAAATCATGGAAATCATCGTCAAATCACAAAAATCGGTTGCCTAATTTGTCGCCCAACCACAACCCCAACGACTTGTTATTATCAATAGAAGATTCGTTTACCGTGATCGTGAGGTTGCTcatctacgtcttatgcaagattacttcaacgacaatccgacgtacgggCCAACATTTTTTCGACGACGTTTTTGGATGCAGAATGAGCTATTCTTGCGCATCGTTAATGTTGTGCAAGGTGTATCTGAAAATCGCTGACACGACGAAGCGTCTATGCCTGAAGAAATTTTGCAAAGTTATCATCCCGGCATAAGGTGCCGAGTATCTTCGACGTCCTACAGCGGCGGATGTCCAACGATTGATTTagatgcacgaggcgcgacatGGATTTCCCGGAATACTCGGGaatcttgattgtatgcattgggcatggaagaattgcccaaagGTGTGTCATGGCGCATTTACACGCAGTGATCAAGGAGAGCCATCTTGATCTTGGAGgtcgttgcatcccacgatttgtggatttgacATGTCTTCTTTGGTGTCGCCGACTCGAACAACGAAATCAACATTCTGAACCAATTGCCTCTGTTCACCAACGTCTTGGGAGGAACGTCATCGTCGATGATCTTTGAGGTCAACCAGCActactaccagatgggctactacttgtgcgatGACATCTATCTTGAGTGGCCAACGTTCGTGAGCCCACTGGTGACGACCAATCCGAAATAggcaaggttcaagaagatgcaagaatcggcacgaaaagatgtcgaacgtgcctttggagtgcttcaagctcgatggggaatcattcgaagtccggcCCGAAATTGGTACATTGACCATCTCAAAGACATCATGATGGCTTGTAttattctccacaacatgattgtggagaacAAAGGTGAATGAGCTACCCATTGAGATGACGACGCAGGACACGGGACATCTAGtagtgactcgacggagagtaTTCGAACAACCCCGCCTAGCTTCGAGGAATACGTGCAAAGAGATGCAATTTTTCGAGATAGGCAGATACATGCCTAGCTCCAACATGATTTGACGAGCACGTTTCGGAACTCTAGGAtcataatttatgtaatttttattttatataatttaaattaatgcaattttaatttgatgGGTGTGGATGCTCTAAACGCATTAACTAACTCTTGCATGACTTTAACTGATCGCTGCCATAAAGGATAGGGAATTAAACTTGTAGCATAAATTGCGTCTTAAAATAAATTACGGTCGCTCTGATTTACTCTCTCagtccataaaaaaaaattatctatctcAACTTTTAATATCCATGTTTCCATTTTTAGATGCCTTGCATTTTTatgtccatttttatttttaataaaagtaggTGAAATCCTTActcaactttaattattttaacactcacataaaatgttGAATCCTTATTCCAATCACAATACACccaactactttattaaaactcttgTCACTCTCAATTGGATACTAAAAACTGGGATGAAAGAAGTAgttcatttttatcattttgaaaCGTCCACAAAATTaatccattttcatttttaagaCTTTCTATCACATGATTGGCCCTTGCTCTACTCACAATacattaattatcattattaacactaattttcaagaaaaatctcttctccactCGCAATACACttaactattttttattaaaactcatatcATTCCCTTGTAAGACTAGTTTTTGTGGACGGAATTAATAATTGCCAAACACGCGACTGCACATTCTACTTGCCCAAATCATTCATGACATGCACTCATAAAATGGCTGATAAATGAAATTGTGAAAGTAGAGCGCTTTTGTAGCCTCCACCAATATTGTTGAGAGAAAGAAAGTGTTTTTCATCAACTACTGCATATATACAAAAACAAGCTAATTACTTTTTCAACCACCAGAATAGAGGGCCATTACTTCTTTCATAAATTCCTACAACTAAGATAAACATAAATGCTTggtattttctaaaaaaaaccAAATGATAAGCAGAAACACCGCTTTAGTCATATCTACTTTTCCTGTACAACTCAAACCTAAATTCATATTTGTGTGATCCTATAATTGTGTTGTGTTTCCTGTCTTTTTCTGGTTTACTTCTTACCAGTAACCAAACATCACATGTATTCTTGTCTGCTGCCAAGAGAAACTATGCCAGAACTACAATATCTAACAACTGTTTCGAAAAGTCTATGAAAACACACAAACCTTTTGAGAATGCATTCTCCTAACAGCCTGAGACTTCTATGTTCAACTACAATGACCAAGAAACGGTTATAAATTGGTCTGCAAACGACTTATATTCAACGAAGGACGACAACACCCATCCAGAAAATTCATAGACAGATATATGAAGAAGCTCATCAACGAAGCATAAGAAGAGCACCAAGTACGCAAAATGAAGAAACTAAAgagaataaattatttttgtggtTGTAAAAAAAGGATCAAATATATTAGAAACGAAgaaatgaagataaataaacaTCTAAAAAAATAGGGAACCTAAACAAATGTTTCCAAATAACTCATCCTTCAAATTTCCAAGGCATGTTAAGACACAACCAGAAAAGCAAGCTTACAGGAGTACGATGGAGGCAGCATTCATGAGGACGTTAATAGCCGCTTGATGCCCGTTTTCTGCTCAGGGGTAAGCCGGCTAGGAAACTTGATGTTGAATTTGATCCGTAAGTTTCCCTTTCTGCCGGGTTCTTTAGGGATAGGCATCCCTTCTCCTTTTACAACTTCCTCATAGGTTGGACTAACAATGCTGTTGATAGGTATGGTTAGATTCCGGCCATCAAGGGTAGTCACTTGGGCGGTGTAGCCAGTCAGAGCTTCAACCAGGGAGATCTTCTGGGTAACTACAAGATCGTTCCCATCCCTTTTGAACACGTTGTGAGGCTTTTCGTCGATAATGAAGACCAAGTCGGATGGTATGACACCTCGTTGTTCATTTCCCTTTTCTGGAAATGTTATTTTTGTTCCTTTCTTCCACCCGGGCTTGATTTCAATTGTAAGAATTTCCTCCATAGTAGAGGGTCTTCTGCCAAGGGGGAAATAGTTGAAAACGTCGAGCCATAAGCAGTGTTGCTAGTAGGGTAATCAAGCACGCATAAATTATAAGACATACGGTAACCACTCATCGAATAAAAGAGATGGATAACTCAACCTTAGAGTCGAAGGGTATTTACTGCAAGGGATCCCAAATTTGAAAGGTAGATACTCGATAAAGGACATCGTATATAAACCAGTCGGCAATGATAAATCATAATGCTCATATCCGTATTTGGCATATTAATCGTGTTCAAAAGTTGTATACATGCAATGATGGCATAATGGTATCTGATTATGTTCCCCTGATTCAATTAGTCATAATGTTTTTTCTAAATTACAGAAACAAGTGATGTTCATACTTCATAGTAATTACTTAAACGTGATTTCTTCACTAGGAATATTATCCAGAGGTAAACGAAACTCTTCAGCTACACtaaatgccaaaaagaaagtCTAAATTAAGTAATTTTCAGCTACATCAGGAATTTTCAACtgagaagaaagaaaagggaTATCGTTCAAAACTAAATGTGCAGACAGTTACTTTACATAATTACTAAAacaatatagaaaaagaaaactatGAACAAAACTAAAGAGATAGCAAAGCACGATGCATGTCCAAACTCCTTTCACGAAGATAATGCATCCATCAAAGAGGAACATGTTTGCATAAGAAAATTCAGACAGAGGTAATTTAGGAAAACGAAATTCTGAGACcctatattttaattgattcaTTATCAGAAAAGAGAAAACACACTAGTTTCATGAGATTATATAAGTCTCTGCCTCAAATGAGAAAGCAGTGAACACATGTTGGACAATAATGAACACGTGTTGGACAAAAATGAAGGCGTGTGAGATGAATTAGGAGGACAAAAATGACCAATCAGATGCCTTAATAGTTGTTCTCACCATCGCCTTCACTATAAGCTACCTTTAAAGCTTATGAATTGTCCATTTATTGCTTATATCAGAGATTTACATAACTGCACCCAACATCTAACACAAGTAAGATTTCCAGAAAGTGGCGCAAGCAACTGTGCCAAAGACAAtgaatctaataaggaaacacgAAAACGTTCAAGTGAGTTTTCGACACACACCTAGAATTCCAAAGGAGATCTAGCAACTACCCAGATTTTTGCAAAATTCTTCTGTACTTAAATAAGAGCATAAGATGTACTTTTTCCGTCAAAATAATATATAGTGGACTTATCTCCAATTTAAAATATAGGGCACATAGCTTCCCATTTTAAGAATTGATGATGTTGTCACAAGGCACATGAAAACAGATGTATGAACCAGGAAAAGCTTTCGATGTCTGGGACTTCTGAGTGTTGCAAAACAAGCAAGAAGGGAAAAACACGTTGTTAGGTGGGAAGTGTTTTATTATGGGTTCAGTAATTGCTAAGCATTTAATATACACATGGATTCATGATCATTGATCAAGCATTTCATCCAGGTCCTTCTGTTATATCTGGTTGCAGATTCTCTACCTAAGATAAATAAGGCTAAAAGAAGTTAAAAATTAGATGGTGATGGCCTGACATGCTAGGGCATTACCGCACACCCTTGACCTTGTAAAAGTGTCAACAATAGCATCTCGCACTCAAGCAAGAGTGATCACTTACAAGCCACAATTGACCAATcaagtccaatttatctcaaaaaCCAAAATATCCAACTTTGCTACTGATGTCAGTTTACTGGTAGACAATCCATTAAAAAGATGTACTAGTATGACTGGTTCCCTGGCCATTCCGTAATATCTGGATTAGGGTAATCTATCTAAAGAAACAGAAAAGTTACCCAATAAGAGAGATTATATTCACATGACTATGACACGACAAAATAGGTCACCACTAGACCAAGATTGACACGTGTTGAGAGACGCCAACAGCATCATGCCCCAAAATCACACTAGTCCAAAAACGTGCAAACAATATCTGGTAACAGATAAATCTTTCTAAAGAAGCAGAAAAGTTACCCAGAAGAGCGATTCTATTCTAATGACTAAAACACGACAAGCTAGGTCACCGCAACCAGATCCACACGTGGCGAGAGATGTCAAAAGAGCATCTTGCACCAAAATCAAACTGGTTGATAGGTTTCAACAGTATCATCTTGCACAAAGGCAAGACCAATAACTAACAAGACACCGATCAACCAATCAAGAAACACACACTAAATTCCCAAATTAGCTGCTAATACCAATTTGTAGTTCAGTAGTTATACAACTGCATTTTAACATACTAAACTCCAATCCATTCATTTCAATCGCAAACAAGCGAAGCCAATCAATGAAACAAGCCAAATAATTAGCAAAGATCGAATCTTTACCCACTGGAATCAATCACATCCCGcgaaatcttcatctttttagTAGTCCCTTTGTACAGATCCTCCAAACCACACGGCAACATCCGCTCAATCGCGGCCGCCTTCCTCGGCATTCCACCGGAGCCCCCTTCCCCACTGGCAGCCGCATTCCTAAACGAAGTAAATATATCATCACCAAACACAGTCCTCGAGAAGCCCGAAGCCCCCGCCCTCGACCCCCCTCCCATATCTCCCATTCCCCCAAAGGGGCTCGAGAAGCCGAAGAACTCGGAGAATATATCATCAGGGTTGCGCGGATTGAACCGGAATGAGGCCCCACCGCCGTCCCGCATGCCAGAAAAACCGCCGGCATCAGGCGGCGGCATCTGCCCCTTCAAACCCTCCTCGCCGTACTGATCATAAACCGCCCTCTTCTGCGGATCACTCAATACCTGCATTAATCAAACAAAAGAAACAGCTCCAATCACAATCGCCACCATCAATTCATTGCTCAATCCTCAGAATTGCTCGAATTACAGACCCAAAAATAAGAGGGGTAGAAGATGAAAGAGAGAAAGGAGAGAAGCAATTACGTCGTAGGCTTCGGAGATTGTCTTGAATTTGGCTTCGGCTTCTTTCTTGTTGTTAGGGTTTTTG comes from Salvia miltiorrhiza cultivar Shanhuang (shh) chromosome 3, IMPLAD_Smil_shh, whole genome shotgun sequence and encodes:
- the LOC131016547 gene encoding uncharacterized protein LOC131016547 isoform X2, yielding MGVDYYKILQVDRSAKEDDLKKAYRKLAMKWHPDKNPNNKKEAEAKFKTISEAYDVLSDPQKRAVYDQYGEEGLKGQMPPPDAGGFSGMRDGGGASFRFNPRNPDDIFSEFFGFSSPFGGMGDMGGGSRAGASGFSRTVFGDDIFTSFRNAAASGEGGSGGMPRKAAAIERMLPCGLEDLYKGTTKKMKISRDVIDSSGPSTMEEILTIEIKPGWKKGTKITFPEKGNEQRGVIPSDLVFIIDEKPHNVFKRDGNDLVVTQKISLVEALTGYTAQVTTLDGRNLTIPINSIVSPTYEEVVKGEGMPIPKEPGRKGNLRIKFNIKFPSRLTPEQKTGIKRLLTSS
- the LOC131016547 gene encoding uncharacterized protein LOC131016547 isoform X1, which encodes MGVDYYKILQVDRSAKEDDLKKAYRKLAMKWHPDKNPNNKKEAEAKFKTISEAYDVLSDPQKRAVYDQYGEEGLKGQMPPPDAGGFSGMRDGGGASFRFNPRNPDDIFSEFFGFSSPFGGMGDMGGGSRAGASGFSRTVFGDDIFTSFRNAAASGEGGSGGMPRKAAAIERMLPCGLEDLYKGTTKKMKISRDVIDSSGRPSTMEEILTIEIKPGWKKGTKITFPEKGNEQRGVIPSDLVFIIDEKPHNVFKRDGNDLVVTQKISLVEALTGYTAQVTTLDGRNLTIPINSIVSPTYEEVVKGEGMPIPKEPGRKGNLRIKFNIKFPSRLTPEQKTGIKRLLTSS